From the genome of Lasioglossum baleicum chromosome 13, iyLasBale1, whole genome shotgun sequence, one region includes:
- the LOC143214849 gene encoding uncharacterized protein LOC143214849 isoform X1, with the protein MAYRDRERGDRRGGGARGGGRFGRDGSGGGGRFGSSSNRDGGNFGNNFKNRQPGERLRKPRWDMATLQPFRKDFYQPHPNVTTRNSHVVEAYRSDKEITVKGTNVPGPNIFFEEGGFPDYVLNEIRRQGFGEPTSIQAQGWPIALSGRDMVGIAQTGSGKTLAYILPAIVHINNQPRLNRNDGPIALILAPTRELAQQIQQVASDFGVSSQVRNTCIFGGAPKGPQARDLERGVEICIATPGRLIDFLERGTTNLRRCTYLVLDEADRMLDMGFEPQIRKIVEQIRPDRQTLMWSATWPKEVRNLAEEFLTDYIQINIGSLQLAANHNILQIVDVCEEFEKEGKLMKLLEEISNEPENKTIIFVETKRKVDDITRAINRYGWQAIGIHGDKSQQERDYVLNQFRNSRSAILVATDVAARGLDVEDVKFVINLDYPSNSEDYVHRIGRTGRSQRTGTAYAFFTPGNAHKAGDLIQVLEEAKQVVNPKLYELSRNPGIYKRGRYGGRSGGGSGRGSGGRGGGPRGSRGGRDGGDRGGRFDRSSGGGGSGGDRGKWNGNNSSGMGGGNYGSKPFSQNSYGGVSGGGSSSYQNGSGGYGGSGGGGGGSNYRQQNGY; encoded by the exons AT GGCTTATCGTGATCGTGAACGTGGTGATAGAAGAGGAGGCGGAGCTCGTGGAGGAGGACGTTTTGGTCGAGATGGAAGTGGTGGGGGTGGTAGATTTGGTAGCAGTTCGAATAGAGACGGAGGCAATTTTGGCAACAACTTCAAAAATCGTCAACCTGGTGAACGTCTACGAAAACCAAGGTGGGACATGGCCACCCTGCAACCATTTAGAAAAGATTTTTATCAACCTCATCCTAATGTTACAACTCGAAATTCACATGTTGTTGAGGCTTATCgctcagataaagaaattactGTGAAAGGTACAAATGTACCAGGGCCGAACATATTCTTTGAAGAAGGGGGATTCCCAGAttatgttctaaatgaaatcCGTAGACAAGGATTTGGAGAACCAACTTCAATACAAGCACAAGGTTGGCCCATCGCTTTATCTGGACGCGATATGGTTGGAATCGCACAAACTGGATCTGGCAAAACATTAGCATATATTCTACCagcaattgtacatataaacaATCAACCCAGATTGAATCGAAATGATGGACCTATAGCTCTTATTCTAGCACCAACAAGAGAACTTGCTCAACAAATTCAGCAAGTTGCCTCAGATTTTGGAGTCTCGTCGCAAGTTAGAAATACTTGCATTTTTGGTGGAGCTCCAAAAGGCCCTCAAGCTCGTGACCTTGAACGCGGTGTTGAAATCTGTATAGCAACACCAGGTCGACTTATTGATTTCCTAGAACGTGGTACAACCAATTTGCGTAGATGTACATACTTAGTGCTAGATGAAGCTGATAGAATGCTCGACATGGGCTTTGAGCCGCAAATTAGAAAGATTGTCGAACAAATCCGACCTGATCGACAAACTTTAATGTGGTCTGCAACATGGCCAAAGGAAGTGCGCAATCTTGCAGAAGAATTCTTAactgactatatacaaattaatattgGCTCTCTGCAACTGGCCGCTAATCATAACATTCTTCAAATTGTCGATGTGTGCGAGGAATTTGAGAAGGAGGGCAAacttatgaaattattagaagaaATTTCAAACGAGCCAGAAAATAAGACAATTATATTtgtcgaaacaaaaagaaaagtgGACGACATAACACGTGCAATTAATAGATATGGGTGGCAAGCAATTGGCATCCACGGAGATAAGAGTCAACAAGAAAGAGATTATGTATTAAACC AATTCCGGAATAGCAGATCTGCCATACTAGTAGCTACAGATGTTGCAGCAAGAGGATTAG ATGTGGAAGATGTTAAGTTTGTGATAAATTTGGACTACCCGTCCAATTCTGAAGACTATGTACACCGTATCGGACGTACAGGACGTTCACAGCGTACGGGAACTGCGTACGCGTTTTTCACACCTGGAAACGCGCACAAGGCTGGTGACTTAATCCAAGTTTTAGAAGAAGCGAAACAAGTCGTAAACCCTAAGCTTTACGAGCTATCAAGAAATCCGGGAATTTACAAAA GGGGTCGTTATGGTGGACGTAGTGGAGGTGGCAGTGGACGTGGTTCTGGAGGCCGTGGTGGCGGCCCTCGAGGATCTCGTGGTGGTCGTGATGGAGGAGATAGGGGTGGCAGATTTGATCGTTCCAGTGGCGGTGGCGGTAGTGGTGGAGATAGAGGAAAATGGAATGGAAATAATAGCA GCGGTATGGGAGGAGGAAATTACGGTAGCAAACCATTCTCTCAAAACAGTTATGGTGGAGTTTCTGGTGGCGGCTCCAGCAGTTATCAAAACGGCAGTGGAGGATAC
- the LOC143214849 gene encoding putative ATP-dependent RNA helicase DDX5 isoform X2 has product MAYRDRERGDRRGGGARGGGRFGRDGSGGGGRFGSSSNRDGGNFGNNFKNRQPGERLRKPRWDMATLQPFRKDFYQPHPNVTTRNSHVVEAYRSDKEITVKGTNVPGPNIFFEEGGFPDYVLNEIRRQGFGEPTSIQAQGWPIALSGRDMVGIAQTGSGKTLAYILPAIVHINNQPRLNRNDGPIALILAPTRELAQQIQQVASDFGVSSQVRNTCIFGGAPKGPQARDLERGVEICIATPGRLIDFLERGTTNLRRCTYLVLDEADRMLDMGFEPQIRKIVEQIRPDRQTLMWSATWPKEVRNLAEEFLTDYIQINIGSLQLAANHNILQIVDVCEEFEKEGKLMKLLEEISNEPENKTIIFVETKRKVDDITRAINRYGWQAIGIHGDKSQQERDYVLNQFRNSRSAILVATDVAARGLEAHATEFYQ; this is encoded by the exons AT GGCTTATCGTGATCGTGAACGTGGTGATAGAAGAGGAGGCGGAGCTCGTGGAGGAGGACGTTTTGGTCGAGATGGAAGTGGTGGGGGTGGTAGATTTGGTAGCAGTTCGAATAGAGACGGAGGCAATTTTGGCAACAACTTCAAAAATCGTCAACCTGGTGAACGTCTACGAAAACCAAGGTGGGACATGGCCACCCTGCAACCATTTAGAAAAGATTTTTATCAACCTCATCCTAATGTTACAACTCGAAATTCACATGTTGTTGAGGCTTATCgctcagataaagaaattactGTGAAAGGTACAAATGTACCAGGGCCGAACATATTCTTTGAAGAAGGGGGATTCCCAGAttatgttctaaatgaaatcCGTAGACAAGGATTTGGAGAACCAACTTCAATACAAGCACAAGGTTGGCCCATCGCTTTATCTGGACGCGATATGGTTGGAATCGCACAAACTGGATCTGGCAAAACATTAGCATATATTCTACCagcaattgtacatataaacaATCAACCCAGATTGAATCGAAATGATGGACCTATAGCTCTTATTCTAGCACCAACAAGAGAACTTGCTCAACAAATTCAGCAAGTTGCCTCAGATTTTGGAGTCTCGTCGCAAGTTAGAAATACTTGCATTTTTGGTGGAGCTCCAAAAGGCCCTCAAGCTCGTGACCTTGAACGCGGTGTTGAAATCTGTATAGCAACACCAGGTCGACTTATTGATTTCCTAGAACGTGGTACAACCAATTTGCGTAGATGTACATACTTAGTGCTAGATGAAGCTGATAGAATGCTCGACATGGGCTTTGAGCCGCAAATTAGAAAGATTGTCGAACAAATCCGACCTGATCGACAAACTTTAATGTGGTCTGCAACATGGCCAAAGGAAGTGCGCAATCTTGCAGAAGAATTCTTAactgactatatacaaattaatattgGCTCTCTGCAACTGGCCGCTAATCATAACATTCTTCAAATTGTCGATGTGTGCGAGGAATTTGAGAAGGAGGGCAAacttatgaaattattagaagaaATTTCAAACGAGCCAGAAAATAAGACAATTATATTtgtcgaaacaaaaagaaaagtgGACGACATAACACGTGCAATTAATAGATATGGGTGGCAAGCAATTGGCATCCACGGAGATAAGAGTCAACAAGAAAGAGATTATGTATTAAACC AATTCCGGAATAGCAGATCTGCCATACTAGTAGCTACAGATGTTGCAGCAAGAGGATTAG AGGCACATGCGACGGAGTTTTATCAATGA
- the LOC143214850 gene encoding putative ATP-dependent RNA helicase DDX5 isoform X1: MFNRDRDQSRGRRGVSGRGTSRGGGDNIRGNNMNRFGGRGRGISSSIRGGIKGKQPGGALRKITWDIRSLEPLRKDFYVEHPSVRNRSKEEVCKFRENAEITVKGDDVPNPIQYFEEGNFPPYVLEVIHKQGYSQPTPIQAQGWPIALSGKDLVAIAQTGSGKTLGYILPAIVHIIHQPRLSAGDGPVALILAPTRELAQQIQEVANSFGESAGVRNTCIFGGAPKGPQAHDLERGVEICIATPGRLIDFLERGTTNLRRCTYLVLDEADRMLDMGFEPQIKKIIEQIRPDRQVLMWSATWPKEVRALAEDFLTDYTHLNIGSLTLSANHNIIQIIDVCQEFEKDLKLYRLLQEIGNEKENKTIIFVETKRKVDDITRNIRRDGWQALSIHGDKNQQERDHVLQEFKSGRAPILVATDVAARGLDVDDVKYVINFDYPSSSEDYIHRIGRTGRRRQTGTAYAFFTSHNMKHAGDLIEVLKEAGQNINPRLTEMAELAKSGNYGSRSGKRFMGNDRNNGRRGNIDSRGRGGPSRGRGGSSGRGGNSYQSVSSSYSGSDYGSYNNMKQSNSVNQNSGYGYSTQRSYGQNNLAQSYGAGDNYGSTYQYRGVTY; the protein is encoded by the exons AT GTTTAATCGAGACAGAGACCAAAGCAGAGGCCGTCGTGGTGTCAGTGGTCGTGGAACTAGTAGAGGAGGTGGTGATAACATTCGTGGAAATAATATGAATAGATTTGGTGGACGTGGTAGAGGAATTAGTAGTAGTATTCGTGGTGGCATAAAAGGCAAACAGCCTGGAGGAGCACTTAGAAAGATCACCTGGGACATAAGATCTTTAGAACCTTTGCGTAAAGATTTCTATGTGGAACACCCTTCAGTTAGAAATAG ATCAAAAGAAGAAGTAtgtaaatttcgagaaaatgctGAAATAACTGTAAAAGGTGATGATGTGCCTAATCCAATTCAGTATTTTGAAGAGGGAAATTTCCCACCGTATGTGTTAGAAGTAATACATAAACAGGGTTACTCTCAGCCTACACCAATTCAAGCACAAGGATGGCCTATCGCGCTCAGTGGCAAAGATTTGGTTGCTATTGCTCAAACTGGTTCAGGAAAAACGCTTGGA TATATATTACCAGCAATTGTTCACATTATACATCAGCCAAGACTTAGTGCTGGCGATGGTCCAGTTGCTTTGATCTTGGCCCCGACAAGAGAATTAGCACAACAAATTCAGGAAGTAGCTAATTCTTTTGGCGAGTCGGCAGGTGTAAGAAACACTTGTATCTTTGGAGGTGCACCTAAAGGACCACAAGCTCATGACTTAGAACGGGGTGTTGAAATATGTATTGCTACACCAGGTAGACTTATTGATTTTTTGGAAAGAGGAACTACAAATTTACGCAG ATGCACATACTTAGTACTGGACGAGGCTGATAGAATGCTGGATATGGGTTTTGAACCACAAATtaagaaaataattgaacaaaTACGACCCGATAGACAAGTCTTGATGTGGTCGGCCACATGGCCTAAAGAAGTTCGAGCTTTAGCAGAAGACTTTTTGACCGACTACACCCATCTTAATATTGGCTCTTTGACTTTGTCAGCCAATCATAACATCATTCAAATAATTGACGTTTGCCAAGAATTTGAAAAAGATTTGAAATTGTACAGATTGCTTCAAGAAATTGGAAATGAAAAGGAAAATAAGACAATCATTTTTGTCGAAACAAAGCGAAAAGTTGACGATATTACAAGAAATATCAGACGGGATGGTTGGCAAGCTTTAAGTATCCACGGTGATAAAAATCAACAAGAAAGGGATCACGtattacaagaatttaaaagtggaaGAGCTCCCATTTTAGTTGCAACAGATGTAGCTGCTAGAGGTTTAG ATGTGGATGATGTCAAATATGTGATAAATTTTGATTATCCGTCATCATCAGAAGATTACATACATAGGATTGGTCGTACTGGTCGAAGAAGGCAAACTGGAACTGCTTATGCATTCTTCACAAGCCATAACATGAAACACGCTGGAGATTTAATAGAAGTACTGAAAGAGGCAGGGCAAAATATAAACCCTCGACTTACGGAAATGGCTGAATTGGCAAAATCAGGAAATTATGGAAGCAGAA GTGGTAAACGATTCATGGGAAATGATCGAAATAATGGTAGAAGAGGAAATATTGATAGTAGAGGAAGAGGAGGTCCTTCAAGAGGAAGAGGTGGTAGTAGCGGTCGCGGTGGAAATTCTTATCAATCTGTTTCAAGCAGTTATTCTGGTTCAGACTATGGCAGCTATAATAATATGAAACAAAGTAATTCAGTTAATCAGAATTCGGGATATGGATACAGTACACAAAGATCTTACGGGCAAAATAATTTAGCACAAAGTTATGGAGCAGGAGACAATTACGGAAGTACTTACCAGTATAGAGGCGTAACATATTAA
- the LOC143214850 gene encoding putative ATP-dependent RNA helicase DDX5 isoform X2, which produces MNRFGGRGRGISSSIRGGIKGKQPGGALRKITWDIRSLEPLRKDFYVEHPSVRNRSKEEVCKFRENAEITVKGDDVPNPIQYFEEGNFPPYVLEVIHKQGYSQPTPIQAQGWPIALSGKDLVAIAQTGSGKTLGYILPAIVHIIHQPRLSAGDGPVALILAPTRELAQQIQEVANSFGESAGVRNTCIFGGAPKGPQAHDLERGVEICIATPGRLIDFLERGTTNLRRCTYLVLDEADRMLDMGFEPQIKKIIEQIRPDRQVLMWSATWPKEVRALAEDFLTDYTHLNIGSLTLSANHNIIQIIDVCQEFEKDLKLYRLLQEIGNEKENKTIIFVETKRKVDDITRNIRRDGWQALSIHGDKNQQERDHVLQEFKSGRAPILVATDVAARGLDVDDVKYVINFDYPSSSEDYIHRIGRTGRRRQTGTAYAFFTSHNMKHAGDLIEVLKEAGQNINPRLTEMAELAKSGNYGSRSGKRFMGNDRNNGRRGNIDSRGRGGPSRGRGGSSGRGGNSYQSVSSSYSGSDYGSYNNMKQSNSVNQNSGYGYSTQRSYGQNNLAQSYGAGDNYGSTYQYRGVTY; this is translated from the exons ATGAATAGATTTGGTGGACGTGGTAGAGGAATTAGTAGTAGTATTCGTGGTGGCATAAAAGGCAAACAGCCTGGAGGAGCACTTAGAAAGATCACCTGGGACATAAGATCTTTAGAACCTTTGCGTAAAGATTTCTATGTGGAACACCCTTCAGTTAGAAATAG ATCAAAAGAAGAAGTAtgtaaatttcgagaaaatgctGAAATAACTGTAAAAGGTGATGATGTGCCTAATCCAATTCAGTATTTTGAAGAGGGAAATTTCCCACCGTATGTGTTAGAAGTAATACATAAACAGGGTTACTCTCAGCCTACACCAATTCAAGCACAAGGATGGCCTATCGCGCTCAGTGGCAAAGATTTGGTTGCTATTGCTCAAACTGGTTCAGGAAAAACGCTTGGA TATATATTACCAGCAATTGTTCACATTATACATCAGCCAAGACTTAGTGCTGGCGATGGTCCAGTTGCTTTGATCTTGGCCCCGACAAGAGAATTAGCACAACAAATTCAGGAAGTAGCTAATTCTTTTGGCGAGTCGGCAGGTGTAAGAAACACTTGTATCTTTGGAGGTGCACCTAAAGGACCACAAGCTCATGACTTAGAACGGGGTGTTGAAATATGTATTGCTACACCAGGTAGACTTATTGATTTTTTGGAAAGAGGAACTACAAATTTACGCAG ATGCACATACTTAGTACTGGACGAGGCTGATAGAATGCTGGATATGGGTTTTGAACCACAAATtaagaaaataattgaacaaaTACGACCCGATAGACAAGTCTTGATGTGGTCGGCCACATGGCCTAAAGAAGTTCGAGCTTTAGCAGAAGACTTTTTGACCGACTACACCCATCTTAATATTGGCTCTTTGACTTTGTCAGCCAATCATAACATCATTCAAATAATTGACGTTTGCCAAGAATTTGAAAAAGATTTGAAATTGTACAGATTGCTTCAAGAAATTGGAAATGAAAAGGAAAATAAGACAATCATTTTTGTCGAAACAAAGCGAAAAGTTGACGATATTACAAGAAATATCAGACGGGATGGTTGGCAAGCTTTAAGTATCCACGGTGATAAAAATCAACAAGAAAGGGATCACGtattacaagaatttaaaagtggaaGAGCTCCCATTTTAGTTGCAACAGATGTAGCTGCTAGAGGTTTAG ATGTGGATGATGTCAAATATGTGATAAATTTTGATTATCCGTCATCATCAGAAGATTACATACATAGGATTGGTCGTACTGGTCGAAGAAGGCAAACTGGAACTGCTTATGCATTCTTCACAAGCCATAACATGAAACACGCTGGAGATTTAATAGAAGTACTGAAAGAGGCAGGGCAAAATATAAACCCTCGACTTACGGAAATGGCTGAATTGGCAAAATCAGGAAATTATGGAAGCAGAA GTGGTAAACGATTCATGGGAAATGATCGAAATAATGGTAGAAGAGGAAATATTGATAGTAGAGGAAGAGGAGGTCCTTCAAGAGGAAGAGGTGGTAGTAGCGGTCGCGGTGGAAATTCTTATCAATCTGTTTCAAGCAGTTATTCTGGTTCAGACTATGGCAGCTATAATAATATGAAACAAAGTAATTCAGTTAATCAGAATTCGGGATATGGATACAGTACACAAAGATCTTACGGGCAAAATAATTTAGCACAAAGTTATGGAGCAGGAGACAATTACGGAAGTACTTACCAGTATAGAGGCGTAACATATTAA
- the LOC143214850 gene encoding putative ATP-dependent RNA helicase DDX17 isoform X3: MFNRDRDQSRGRRGVSGRGTSRGGGDNIRGNNMNRFGGRGRGISSSIRGGIKGKQPGGALRKITWDIRSLEPLRKDFYVEHPSVRNRSKEEVCKFRENAEITVKGDDVPNPIQYFEEGNFPPYVLEVIHKQGYSQPTPIQAQGWPIALSGKDLVAIAQTGSGKTLGYILPAIVHIIHQPRLSAGDGPVALILAPTRELAQQIQEVANSFGESAGVRNTCIFGGAPKGPQAHDLERGVEICIATPGRLIDFLERGTTNLRRCTYLVLDEADRMLDMGFEPQIKKIIEQIRPDRQVLMWSATWPKEVRALAEDFLTDYTHLNIGSLTLSANHNIIQIIDVCQEFEKDLKLYRLLQEIGNEKENKTIIFVETKRKVDDITRNIRRDGWQALSIHGDKNQQERDHVLQEFKSGRAPILVATDVAARGLEAQSTLSECSVLPVLGRHSECFILFCLHFINYYIEIVIRIYLFKSMLLNVLFVLQIIFTYNKILQSNNSYFLKIFMLEKLHISLVFKRYSYIVVPYLLNSQPP; encoded by the exons AT GTTTAATCGAGACAGAGACCAAAGCAGAGGCCGTCGTGGTGTCAGTGGTCGTGGAACTAGTAGAGGAGGTGGTGATAACATTCGTGGAAATAATATGAATAGATTTGGTGGACGTGGTAGAGGAATTAGTAGTAGTATTCGTGGTGGCATAAAAGGCAAACAGCCTGGAGGAGCACTTAGAAAGATCACCTGGGACATAAGATCTTTAGAACCTTTGCGTAAAGATTTCTATGTGGAACACCCTTCAGTTAGAAATAG ATCAAAAGAAGAAGTAtgtaaatttcgagaaaatgctGAAATAACTGTAAAAGGTGATGATGTGCCTAATCCAATTCAGTATTTTGAAGAGGGAAATTTCCCACCGTATGTGTTAGAAGTAATACATAAACAGGGTTACTCTCAGCCTACACCAATTCAAGCACAAGGATGGCCTATCGCGCTCAGTGGCAAAGATTTGGTTGCTATTGCTCAAACTGGTTCAGGAAAAACGCTTGGA TATATATTACCAGCAATTGTTCACATTATACATCAGCCAAGACTTAGTGCTGGCGATGGTCCAGTTGCTTTGATCTTGGCCCCGACAAGAGAATTAGCACAACAAATTCAGGAAGTAGCTAATTCTTTTGGCGAGTCGGCAGGTGTAAGAAACACTTGTATCTTTGGAGGTGCACCTAAAGGACCACAAGCTCATGACTTAGAACGGGGTGTTGAAATATGTATTGCTACACCAGGTAGACTTATTGATTTTTTGGAAAGAGGAACTACAAATTTACGCAG ATGCACATACTTAGTACTGGACGAGGCTGATAGAATGCTGGATATGGGTTTTGAACCACAAATtaagaaaataattgaacaaaTACGACCCGATAGACAAGTCTTGATGTGGTCGGCCACATGGCCTAAAGAAGTTCGAGCTTTAGCAGAAGACTTTTTGACCGACTACACCCATCTTAATATTGGCTCTTTGACTTTGTCAGCCAATCATAACATCATTCAAATAATTGACGTTTGCCAAGAATTTGAAAAAGATTTGAAATTGTACAGATTGCTTCAAGAAATTGGAAATGAAAAGGAAAATAAGACAATCATTTTTGTCGAAACAAAGCGAAAAGTTGACGATATTACAAGAAATATCAGACGGGATGGTTGGCAAGCTTTAAGTATCCACGGTGATAAAAATCAACAAGAAAGGGATCACGtattacaagaatttaaaagtggaaGAGCTCCCATTTTAGTTGCAACAGATGTAGCTGCTAGAGGTTTAG AGGCACAGAGTACCCTAAGTGAATGCAGTGTACTGCCGGTATTGGGCAGACACAGtgaatgttttattttattttgcttgcattttatcaattattatatCGAAATTGTAATacgaatatatttatttaaaagtatGCTTTTAAACGTATTATTCGTACTACAAATAATATTCACATATAATAAGATTTTACAAAGTAATAACAGTTACTTTTTAAAGATATTCATGCTAGAAAAATTGCATATTTCGTTAGTTTTTAAGAGGTATTCTTATATCGTTGTGCCCTATTTGTTGAACTCGCAACCTCCTTGA
- the LOC143214851 gene encoding RNA-binding region-containing protein 3 — protein sequence MSAGMAHISDTLRILHLPQELSDDRRNELFKKYGAIKTRTLRPSKKYTVTFAQFPSEQAATEALLRLHQLNIKGQYLTVEYARKSIAIESTENEIPNDKITKEENKKDSTNKSSFQAFVQKLNSWTMNHVFTQPPPPNIYYKYTTPTRNTLMRIAIQLLKEPAFYTQVLHLMNRMNLPPPFEELEAEFPLLKEAYNMKKYKDIFSSDSLFDKETGSDNDEEEEESEIESNDEDNAMPLEIVPIKRKHVQSTKRLKIPKFVNPAKQVQPTSSTQKIVKPEDMFEPVQRAETKNLKIELKTVDTFLDNLNKEDNTSIETGSDSGFGLMFPSSKNPETVESENTEDIQQDVITSKELTDNKVSANDQRLLPVFKNYHPGKPSNRLYIKNLAKHVEEKDLHFIYQKFVVPDLKTEFQYDVRLMQEGRMKGQAFITLQNIEQAQLALDQTNGYILKDKPMVVQFAKAVKS from the exons atgtcAGCTGGAATGGCACac ataTCTGATACTCTTAGGATTCTTCATTTACCACAAGAACTTTCTGATGACCGacgaaatgaattatttaagaaatatgGTGCTATTAAAACACGTACGCTAAGACCTTCCAAGAAGTATACTGTAACATTTGCACAGTTTCCATCTGAGCAAGCAGCCACAGAGGCATTATTGCGTTTGCATCAATTAAACATCAAAGGGCAATACCTGACAGTTGAATATGCGAGAAAATCTATAGCAATAGAAAGTACAGAAAATGAAATTCCAAATGATAAAATTACAAAGGAGGAAAACAAAAAAGATTCAACAAATAAATCTAGTTTTCAAGCTTTTGTACAAAAATTAAATAGTTGGACGATGAATCATGTTTTCACACAACCACCTCCaccaaatatatattataaatatacaacACCAACAAGAAATACATTAATGAGGATAGCTATACAATTGTTAAAAGAACCAGCCTTTTACACACAG GTTTTACATTTAATGAACAGAATGAATTTACCTCCTCCTTTTGAAGAACTGGAGGCAGAGTTTCCATTGTTGAAAGAAGCATACAACATGAAGAAGTACAAGGATATATTTAGTAGTGACAGTTTATTTGATAAGGAAACTG GTTCTGACAATGATGAGGAAGAAGAGGAATCTGAAATAGAATCAAATGACGAAGATAATGCAATGCCTTTGGAAATTGTTCCTATAAAGAGGAAACATGTGCAGAGCACAAAACGTCTAAAAATTCCGAAATTTGTTAACCCTGCTAAACAAGTTCAACCCACAAGTTCTACACAAAAGATTGTCAAACCTGAAGATATGTTTGAACCAGTACAGCGTGCAGAGACAAAAAATCTTAAAATTGAGTTAAAAACAGTAGATACGTTTCTggataatttaaataaagaagACAATACTTCTATTGAAACTGGTTCAGACAGTGGTTTTGGCTTAATGTTTCCATCCTCTAAAAATCCTGAAACTGTTGAAAGTGAAAACACTGAAGATATTCAACAAGACGTAATTACATCCAAAGAATTAACAGACAATAAAGTTTCAGCTAATG ATCAAAGATTACTTCCAGTTTTTAAGAATTATCATCCTGGAAAACCATCAAATCGTTTATATATAAAGAACCTCGCAAAACATGTTGAAGAAAAGGATCTTCATTTCATCTATCAAAAATTCGTAGTACCTGATTTAAAAACAGAATTTCA ATACGATGTTCGACTTATGCAAGAAGGAAGAATGAAAGGACAAGCATTCATTACATTACAAAATATAGAGCAAGCACAGTTAGCTCTTGATCAAACAAACGGTTACATTTTAAAAGACAAACCAATGGTTGTGCAATTCGCTAAAGCAGTCAAAAGCTAG
- the LOC143214856 gene encoding uncharacterized protein LOC143214856 — MDVNLLLFQHLQYALPVGVVLVGAILVFVFGFKKAEQPPFAQLSVGSDVDRKFANKKRSKIKEKRSANGQVSSEKASPVKKSVATKPENPKKSASKVDDVDGKLKEQKQDDNKTTLSKKDKDQIVAKAGKENKVEQAKNKKNLKNLFLEKPVDFDEGDWEQAYSRKDKKNKKKEEESPSKKNKKNVKKADLINEVVAKQKEPEKIEIKDKVAKETENNELKEKEKQDVVLIPISNEEIVKETEEQKIEEPPKIEKVEKEEKKNGKSKKAKKVSESESAPAAVPKVDNKLQEQKTQKNEENTEKVSDNVEQKDSTVTETQEKSGAVFDELGDIWTEAKPQKKSKKKARKDN, encoded by the exons ATGGACGTCAACCTGCTGCTGTTCCAGCACTTGCAATATGCGTTACCTGTGGGTGTTGTGCTCGTAGGCGCTATCCTCGTTTTCGTCTTCGGTTTCAAAAAGGCCGAACAACCACCTTTTGCACAACTGTCGGTGGGTTCCGACGTGGACCGGAAATTTGCCAACAAGAAACGCAGCAAGATCAAAGAAAAG AGATCTGCCAATGGTCAAGTTTCATCGGAAAAAGCAAGTCCTGTTAAAAAATCTGTAGCAACCAAACCAGAAAATCCAAAGAAGTCTGCTTCTAAAGTCGATGATGTTGATGGAAAGTTGAAAGAACAGAAACAGGATGATAATAAAACGACGTTGAGTAAGAAGGACAAGGATCAAATTGTAGCAAAGGCTGGCAAGGAAAACAAAGTTGAACAAGCGAAAAACAAGAAGAACTTGAAGAACTTGTTCCTAGAAAAACCAGTGGACTTCGACGAAG GAGATTGGGAGCAGGCTTACTCTAGAAAGGACAAGAAAAATaagaagaaagaggaagaatcTCCTTCGaagaaaaacaagaaaaatgTGAAGAAAGCTGATTTGATTAATGAAGTTGTAGCTAAACAAAAGGAACctgagaaaattgaaattaaagacaAAGTTGCcaaagaaactgaaaataatgaattaaaagagaaagagaagcaaGATGTAGTCCTTATTCCTATTTCTAACGAAGAAATAGTTAAGGAGACTGAAGAACAAAAGATAGAAGAGCCGCCTAAG ATTGAAAAAGtagaaaaggaagaaaagaaaaatgggAAATCCAAGAAGGCTAAAAAAGTTTCTGAAAGTGAAAGCGCACCTGCAGCTGTTCCAAAGGTAGACAATAAACTTCAGGAAcaaaaaacacaaaaaaatgaagaaaacacAGAAAAAGTTTCTGACAATGTTGAACAAAAGGATTCTACTGTTACGGAAACACAGGAGAAAAGTGGCGCCGTATTCGACGAACTAGGAG ACATCTGGACAGAAGCTAAACCACaaaagaaaagtaaaaagaaaGCTCGTAAAGATAACTGA